TCACATCCTAATAATGGCACAGgtgtttattattttgtgtAGCAGCGTTTATATAATGTGATTCTGCATTAATGTCCACTCTTTGCTGATTACCCTAGAGTGTGATTTTGAGGAGTCCCATCTGTGTGGATACAGTAATCAGTGGAACACCAACTTAAACTGGTACGTGGGGGGAGGCAGGACCCAACTCCTTCACAACAACATTCCCAATGATCACACCTTCAACAACAACACCGGTAAGATCTGGATTTAGTTAACCTTGTTGTTAAAAACTGTTTCATGCAGTGTAGTGTTATGGTGTGAtcaatgatggatggatggatggatggatggatggatggatggatggatggatggatgggtggatgggtggatggatggatggatggatggatggatggatggatggatggatggatggatggatggatggatggatggatggatggatattgtAAAGTTCCATTCCAGATTCAGGTCAGGCACCTGGCTGACTGCGACCTCCCTCTCAGGTCACTTGATGTACGTAGACTCTGTCCATGCCAAGACTTTTAAAGAAGTGGCCAAGCTGGTGTCGCCGATGACGACCGTTCCCCTGTCCGGATGCCTGAGTTTTCAGTACCAGCGaagtgaggagagagggaacaTGTTCTCTGTTTTCACCAGGGACTCCATGGGTCAGTACCAGGAGCTGTGGAGGGCAGAAGCACAGAACCAGAGCGACTGGGGTGGGACGCTGAGTGAATGGGTGCCTGTTCAGGTGGACCTGAAGGCACCATACTCCGTCCAGGTCAATATGAACGTGCCAGGTTCAAACAGGTTCTATTTCAGCATTTTCATCTGCTGGCTTGCTGCCATGTCTGTCTCCCCAGGTGGTTTTTGAAGTGGCCTTCAACAGTCCGAGTGGTGGGCGTGTTGCAGTTGATGACATTTCCTTCTCTCCGCAgttctgcagcacagacagtGGTGAGCTGCAGCCACAATATCTCACTGTTATAAAATCAGGTGTGAATATGCTAACGGACAGTAAATGTATCATTCATTCTAAAAATGACTTATGTTTTAAAATTGACCAACAACATCCAGAATTCAGAAGTGTAATCGTATAAAAATATGAAACTTGTACCCCAGAACCACCCTTTGACCCAGCCGTCGCCACCTGTGACTTTGAGTCTGGTCTTTGCCACTACACCCTGGACAAAGTGGAGGGGTCGTCATGGAGGAGCATATCGGTGAAGCCCAACATATTTCAGAATGGAGACCACACCACAGGGGCAGGTGGGCTATTCTCTGTGATAGATTTAGAATTAATGTGCTTACATCATTAACATTTACAAAGAGGCAAAATCTGCACATGATAAAGTTGTTTCATCCATGTTTGGTGTTCTGGCTAAAGAAAGCATCATATGATCACTTGTAAACTgcaaattagcattttttttttcattttaggtGTTTTAAATGACTTCACTAGGATAATATTGTACTTTAAATGAGGCGAGATAAATCATTTTTGAAATTTTACCCAATTTGATCAAAAATTAATAGTCAATCAAGCTGAAATCAAGTATTTTTAATGGATAAGGAATgcttattgtctttttttcccaggaTCTTTCCTATTGGCTCATTCCCAGTCCAACCGCTCTGGTTACATGAGTCGTCTGTTTGGTCCACCTCTACCCGGGAACATGAAGTACTGCCTGAGATTCTACTTCTCCCTGAGAGGTTAGTGGTAAATAATATTAGTTTCAGGGTCAGATTTACTGTGATTTGACGTGAGCCAGATTTAATTTAACAGCAGGGTTCAACCAGACAGACAGCGCCCTCGTGGTgtatctgcagcagctgcaaagcAACATCCAGGAGAAGATCTGGACGCAGGGGGAGAAGTCCAGAGGAATCTGGATCGCAGCAGATGTCACCTTTCAAACGTCATGGCCTGCAAAGGTCAGCGCcagaataaagaaaaatcaggaaatacataaaaacagaaggaaatgcatttttatttccagCACAGCACAAAGTGTCTTCACCAAAACTGTGTTCAAACTTTTTGAATGTACCATGAATGATAATAATCCATTatcaaatcaataaataaaatagtgcTGAGTAGTATAAGAATACTAATCCACCAATGAGTTATTAAGCACCATTaggttctgttttttgtttttatatctACACACTGGTTGTTATAATGGAACTATAGGATACTAAATGTAAGTTACTGCTGTAAGTTATTTGTGTGATTCTGCCATCCAGCTGGTTttcatcagcagctgcaggagcatcTGGGACTGTGGATCTGTGGCTTTGGATGACGTCAGCTTAAGGCTGGGAGACTGCGAGCTGACCACAGGTAGAAGGTGGCACTGTGTTACCACCATAATCCACTACAGCAACAGTTTCTTAATGTTATAACATTACGGAAAAATAAACTAGTACTTATTTTTACCATAGAATCTGTAAAGTCATCATCTGACTTTAACTTTGGACCAAATTCCACTTGCAAAAACTGATTGAAGTCATAAATTTCATTCAAAATCTAGacagaaatgtttttttaaacgtACTTTTTATTACCAAGTGAAATACTTAATTGATTGTCCGCTGCAGGGTCGTTGGCATCGGTTCTCCCGGGACACTGTGACTTTGAACGCAGCCTGTGTGATTACAATCAGGACAAGGAGGACAACGGTGCAGACTGGGAGCGGAGGAGAGGGCCCACTCCCACCTCCTACACTGGGCCCAGGGGAGACCACACCACAGGACTGGGTGAGGAGACGCTTTGTTTCTGCTCTCCTGCACAATTTATTCACGAGGATGTAAAAATTCAATCataataaatcacatttatATGCAGTAAAGTACAAAATACAATAAAACCTTATTAGCGCTCACTcatcacagcagcttctgcCAACAGGACACTACCTGCACATGGAGGCGTCAACCATGCTGCCTGGTCAAAGTATTCGGCTGCTGTCTCGCCCACTGAGGGGCTCCAGGGGGCCTCAGTGTCTGCACTTTTATTACCACATGTATGGCTCAGGCACGGGACAGCTCAAAGTTCACCTTAAATATGACAGCGGGGACCAGTTGCTCTGGCAACAGAGCGGCGAACAGAGCATCGCTTGGCTGAGAGCAACAGTGGAGTTCCAGTGTGACAGCCAGCATCAGGCAAGAGTTGGGAGTAGATCAAAAGGCTGGAATTTGCTGCTGCAAAACGGCCCTAAAGGATCTCATACTGTTGTCTTCAGCCACAAACTGATGGTGAACGTCACTGACAGTACGGAGCCCACTGACAGCATTTCTCCTCGCCATTTCAGATTGTGTTTGAAGCAACACGGGGTGCATCCGTGAGGAGTGACATTGCCATTGACGACATTGTCTTGGAAAGCGGCCCCTGTCAGGGTAAACAAACACGTATATATATCACACATATATGTACACACGTGTGTATATATGtctatacacaaacacacaggtgtgtatgtagAATTTGAAGTTCTTCGTCCAGTGTTCTGACTCCTCTAATTCCTTTTCAGACGCGGGGATTACGGCCACTGTGGAAACCTCCAACCTGATTGAGTAGGGGGCATGCTGGTTGCTGTGCAGTAGGCATTAATTCTAGTTTTGTTAAGTGATAAAGTATGAATATTCCCTAAgaaaatcatgtttaaactAATGTTGAACCTGGAATTTTGGGCTGTACTCTAGGTCAGTAGCTGAAAAAAGTGTCAAGCTTTACTTTTTACATTTATATGCATTAGGTTAATGCTTCTTAGTCAAATAAACTGAGGATATTATTAATTTTTCAGCATGATTAAATCGTATTAGCAGCTATGTATCTTACTgtcacatgatctggatgagaTTATACATCTTGCTTTTTGAAGATAGATTGTTTTAGGTGGCTTCAGTGAAAATGACTGTTTTATAGCCCCAACATTTGTCCTCAGCAGGAGCTGAGGACCCTGTGGACCCACTGTGTCGTCTTAAAATCAGATAAATTGTGCTGTTGGGTAACTGCTATGCTGGATGTTCAGAGCAGAAGGTGACATTGTCAGTCTTTTCCTCCTTATACACGGGAGCAGGCCCTGATCTTGCTGCTCCCTGCCTGATAATTGCCTGGTGtgaccttgggggggggggggttataaagTACCGGTAGAAGGAAACAACATAAAACCAGCATATTTGTAATTATTCACATCcacacatatttattttatacataaAAAGTCTGAAAAATATAACATTTGGTCCTGCAGGTGGTCATTACATAATACATGTCCCATCATTCAGATATTTCATGCTCTCCATCTGCTGCGTCATCGCCAGGACTTCTTGAAAACCCGTACTAAGTCCAGACATGTGTTGGAAGTACGCCTCCTTCTCCACCTGGACCGACAAATTATTCACCCCAGCTTCTTTCAGAATGGCCGTCACCTAAAAATCCATTACAAAACAATTGCTCCGTTAATAATGGCAATTCTTGAGACCGTTTATTATCcatttaatctttaaaaaaaaattctctcacctacaaaacacacacacacacatatatgtttAAAGTCTTGATTTGGTTGAAACACATCAGTCGTATTGAACTTGGAATTTTGGCCTGCACTATAGGTCAGTATATAGAACCTATCTACACATTATTTTAATAGACAATATGAAAAATCACTAGTAAAACTCCCCCCTCACCATTCTAGCTATAGTGAGCGTCAGAATAAGAGACGGTAACAGATGATTTTAGTTGTCTTTGACATGATCTCAGCCAAGTACCTGATGTATGATTCTCTGCTCCACCACATCAGACATGACCTGGAGGTGTATGGTCCCCGCAACAACGCTGGCTGAATGTCTCCAAAAGTGCGGGTCTCTATATGACAATACTCCTTCAAGTTTCTCTATCTGAAGAGGGGAAAAGCATATCTGAAGCCCTATATTGTTGATTCATGGTTGAGTGTAGGCCACGTAGGCCACCTCTTACCTTTTCTAAGGCGCCATTTAAGTCTTTTTCGTTTTCTGGAGGTGTTCGTAAAAGGAGAACCTCACACGCATCCTTCAGCAAGGGAATGACGCTTAAAAAAATGAGCGTGGAGATGAAGAGTGAGCAAATTGGGTCTGCGATTAACCAGCCGAACTGGcggatgaggatggtggagatGATGACCCCCACACTACCCAAGGTGTCAGCCAGAACATGGAGGAAAACCcctgttaaaaataaaagttgaGCATTTTCTGGACATCCACAGAGGCAGATTTGAATTTAAATACGCACCTCTCATGTTAGCATTcattcctcctcccccac
The sequence above is drawn from the Takifugu rubripes chromosome 6, fTakRub1.2, whole genome shotgun sequence genome and encodes:
- the LOC101075586 gene encoding MAM domain-containing protein 2-like isoform X2, which produces MLQLYLLIFAAIGQAHSQLLLGSCNFESSTCGYTSDGELITWRLHKDGRFVAVGALTDDYEESGEDAAPQHELTGVLLSPVLEYSEWSCLRLVYQIVGSGSLEVLQRTEGKSFDKPLWSSQTTSESWVVSSMDLQNNTEPYKIVIEGKPGGTGNSVAIFEIHIIPGYCLECDFEESHLCGYSNQWNTNLNWYVGGGRTQLLHNNIPNDHTFNNNTGHLMYVDSVHAKTFKEVAKLVSPMTTVPLSGCLSFQYQRSEERGNMFSVFTRDSMGQYQELWRAEAQNQSDWGGTLSEWVPVQVDLKAPYSVQVVFEVAFNSPSGGRVAVDDISFSPQFCSTDSEPPFDPAVATCDFESGLCHYTLDKVEGSSWRSISVKPNIFQNGDHTTGAGSFLLAHSQSNRSGYMSRLFGPPLPGNMKYCLRFYFSLRGFNQTDSALVVYLQQLQSNIQEKIWTQGEKSRGIWIAADVTFQTSWPAKLVFISSCRSIWDCGSVALDDVSLRLGDCELTTGSLASVLPGHCDFERSLCDYNQDKEDNGADWERRRGPTPTSYTGPRGDHTTGLGHYLHMEASTMLPGQSIRLLSRPLRGSRGPQCLHFYYHMYGSGTGQLKVHLKYDSGDQLLWQQSGEQSIAWLRATVEFQCDSQHQIVFEATRGASVRSDIAIDDIVLESGPCQDAGITATVETSNLIE
- the LOC101075586 gene encoding MAM domain-containing protein 2-like isoform X1, with protein sequence MLQLYLLIFAAIGQAHSQLLLGSCNFESSTCGYTSDGELITWRLHKDGRFVAVGALTDDYEESGEDAAPQHELTGVLLSPVLEYSEWSCLRLVYQIVGSGSLEVLQRTEGKSFDKPLWSSQTTSESWVVSSMDLQNNTEPYKIVIEGKPGGTGNSVAIFEIHIIPGYCLECDFEESHLCGYSNQWNTNLNWYVGGGRTQLLHNNIPNDHTFNNNTGHLMYVDSVHAKTFKEVAKLVSPMTTVPLSGCLSFQYQRSEERGNMFSVFTRDSMGQYQELWRAEAQNQSDWGGTLSEWVPVQVDLKAPYSVQVVFEVAFNSPSGGRVAVDDISFSPQFCSTDSEPPFDPAVATCDFESGLCHYTLDKVEGSSWRSISVKPNIFQNGDHTTGAGSFLLAHSQSNRSGYMSRLFGPPLPGNMKYCLRFYFSLRAGFNQTDSALVVYLQQLQSNIQEKIWTQGEKSRGIWIAADVTFQTSWPAKLVFISSCRSIWDCGSVALDDVSLRLGDCELTTGSLASVLPGHCDFERSLCDYNQDKEDNGADWERRRGPTPTSYTGPRGDHTTGLGHYLHMEASTMLPGQSIRLLSRPLRGSRGPQCLHFYYHMYGSGTGQLKVHLKYDSGDQLLWQQSGEQSIAWLRATVEFQCDSQHQIVFEATRGASVRSDIAIDDIVLESGPCQDAGITATVETSNLIE